The sequence below is a genomic window from Cicer arietinum cultivar CDC Frontier isolate Library 1 chromosome 6, Cicar.CDCFrontier_v2.0, whole genome shotgun sequence.
TAGTCAACTCTAGGTCTTTCttgcaattgaaaaaaaatctcatctttttgtatataaataatgtAAGGTTATATGAATTTGGTacaaaattaaaacacaatATACATTTCTCAAAAATGAAGTTGGGTATTATCTTTAGTTCCGTTGTTTATTTTGTGGCGATTTTAATGCAAAATCAAGGATGTAAGGGCTGTTTAGAGAAGGAGAGAATAGGCCTACTAGAGATCAAGGACTACATATTGTCACAAAAAGGGGATCCTTACAATGAATTGGATTCATGGGTTGATGATAGAGCTAGCAATTGTTGTACTTGGAACAAAATCAAGTGTTCTAATATCTCTTCTGGCCACATAACTGACTTATCCCTAAAAATGTTACTAGACTTTTGGTCCTCTAATACGATGTTAAACGTTTCATTGTTCCATCCATTTGAAGAGTTACGCCTCCTCGACTTGTCATACAATTTGTTTCGAGGCTGGATTGGCAATGAAGGTATCTTCTCTAACGTTATATATAAAATCtcaataaaagaatttaaagaAGGTTAACAATGCATGGTTTACAAATAAAactatctaaaataaaattataaatacaactATTATGTTTGATTTGATATCTAACTCATTGCATTTATACTACTAAGATATAAAGTTTGTTTAATAAGAGTGTTAGTTTACGaagctaaatgaaaaaaatgagacttataaataattaattctaaatgagacttataaattatatatatcatataatttctAATGCTTatcattttttgaaaataaatctcAAAGCACCTGCGCAACGTGCGGGTTGAAATCTAgttatatatgtttttaaagGAAATCACCAATTTAGTTTTCAAAAGTCATAGGCATCGTACAATTTTGCTtcttaaactaaaattattttaaattatttttttaataaaaaatttcaatcacatttaattttttatccaaCAATTTAGTTTCTAAATTTATTGTAAGGTTACTAACATCACGGAGTTTTCTAATTTTATGgaccattatagaatttttttttttttttatattttaagacaaaATTCGTCAATTTTATAGTAAGGTTATTAGCGTTGAGGTAGTTAGGAGATtaaaataggggaccaaaataaaattaataaataaattaaaggacAAAAAACCAATTTAAGCttaattttattgtgtattTTCATGACATTTATTTCTCTATTGCATATGTTGAAAAAAAGAAGTTGAAAGAAACATTTTTCATTAATCAACGAAAGATTTGTGAGGGCATCATGCAACATATTTATTACCGAGTGTAAACTTCTTATAgctttgtttattatttttttgtgtgtgaaGGATTTCCTGGACTAAACAAGTTGGACACATTAGACCTTTCGGATAACAATCTAAATAGTAGCATCTTGCGAAGTTTGAATGAATTAACTTCTTTAACAACTTTGAAGCTTGGTTATAATTTCATGCACAACTTCTCTGCTCAAGGTATGTTCAGcttctaatttaattattatatatgtgatGAATGATTGTTAGTTTGAATCTTTGTATGTTTTGTTAAGGGTTTTATTTTGGTTGAGTTAGGATTTTAGTCTCCCAATTctaaaacacaaaaaatatagttatcaAAATTTCCAGAAAAAAAATACGCTATATAATTTagagtttattttttgtttgtcaagttgaatataatatgtttataaaataaaaaaaaatgaaaaaaaaatgtaatccataaaaaataaaacatattttcataaatatgaATTGACATATCACCAATAAACTATCGACTTATTATTCAACATGAcacttaaaaacaaataaatttaaaattcggTGACggagatttttgttttttcttttaattttaaaaattagaggaTAATACTTGATTTATAAGTGGAAAAAGAAATAATGAATATGCATACCAGAagtacatttaattttttttctttatttacaaAGAGAAAAATGCTTAAATGTATTAGTGGTGATAAAACTGTTATATTCACCGTTATtagaaacaaatattaattgGAACATAAAAAGCGAATGTAAGACTTGTTTGCACTATTAGGACACGATTGTTAcacattaaacataaaaaaaaaaaaaattacgttTTATTACTTTGAGATTATTtgttagaaattttaaaaagagagaagttattttttatttgattatcctaatataatttttttttaaataataagttatcaaaactaatttttgtttgaagccacttaaaataatttttttatgtaaaacaGTTTCtagattattttcatatttaaaaaaaaatgaaaaaaaaacagatAAAAACTCTTAAAAGTGATTACTATTTAGTTTTagaaaataactatttttaaaaataaactgtAAGAAAAAAGTTCTTAAACTcatcattttgtatttgttgaagGATTTTTGAGATCAAAGGAGTTGGAGGTCTTAGAACTTCCGGGAAATATGCTAAATGGCAGCATCATACCAAGTTTGCATGAATTCACATCATTAAAGAATTTGAGGCTGGGCGATAACAACTTTAATTGTTCCCTCTCTTCTTTAGGCATGTATTTTCGAttattcaatattatatatttttgtgatgAATTGAATGTGTTTCATCTAAACCaagaaaaattatttccttGCACCAGATTTCACTAAATTTAGCCGGCTAGAATTATTGGACTTGTCTAGTAATCAACTTACAGGTTCTCTACATCTCGAAGGTACTTTTACTATTATTGTTGTTTCCGATAGTTAAAATTGAGTTGAGTCAAGAAAAATTTCTTTTGTGATAACATTGTTTTTGTTCCACTGCACTAAAAAGTTCTCACGTTACATGAAAATCgatactaaatatattttatacacTTCCATATTTCTCAATCTACCGATaggtttttttacaaaagacAAAAATGTGATGACTCACACAAGATTCAAAGCAtacaattattttcattttgctGAAATTGAAATCATATTAAGAACTTAAATTATGGAAATtgacttttttaatatttatacacatagtattatttaaaagataaactCAACATAATCATATCAAAATATGCATAAGGAGTTCTATGTCCAAAGAGGTCAACACATTTATTAACTTTACACGATCAATAGATATTATTTCAACTTGTCAGTTATGAGAATGAATAACATCGAACCATAATTTCTACAAGGAGCGGTTGTAGACGTTGAATGAAGGCATAATGACAATGAAATATTTCAACAGCCACTTTATAGTCAAATTCTTTAATAACTCGTTATtccaaaaaacttttaaaaagaagTTTTCCAGAATACACGTGTACCGAAGAACTTGAAATTATGGTTTATAAGATTTAAGGTATCGAATTTGTGTATCGGAAAACATATATTCCATCTGAAATCAAGTGAATTTAGtgagtgaaaaaaaatattatttttgaaaaaaagaaagaaaaaaaataggtaGTTTGTATAAAGTATAGAAGTAGGAGTATAAATGTGAGTGCAGAGTAGCATTTTTCCAACTCACTTGTGTGTTACTTTTAGCTTGATGTGATAGATTCTTATGACCTAACAAGTTCTAATAATAATGACCTTATAGTTGCTCATGCCAACTATAATTGTTAGAGATTTATAAGTCTTGACTAGCTATATCTTTTTCGTTTTTGCTGCAGATGTTCAAAACCTAAGAAACTTGAAAGTGCTAAGTTTAAGCAATAATTACATGAATGGCTCAATTGAAGGTATTATTGTTACccaaacaaaaataatacatGTACATAAATAATTGGTTTGAATTATAAGTATATTTTCTCATGAATAGTTATATTTTTGTACAGcacataataattaaactctttAATTATTATCTTGATTCTTTGTAAAGGATAAATACCTCAAATTGTAATTTTGAGTAAAAGTTGTccttaaaaaatcaatttatataaaacaaGAGTTACGCTATAATTTCTTGTGAGACCTTATTTCTTTTCGATGTTTGGCcttaatttttttccaataGCATTCATCAAAGTGAATGTTTCGCAAGATGGACTCAAAATGTAAACTATAAACttgacaaatattaattatgactACAGGATTATGCAAATTGAAGGATTTGGAAGATCTAAATATCGGTAATAATATGTTTAGTGCTCAACTTCCTGAGTGTTTAAGCAACTTAACAAACCTTCAAGTTCTTGAACTTAGTAATAATTTGTTCACTGGAAATTTTCCATCCTTCACTAGCAATCTCACTTCCTTGACATACTTATCTTTCTGTGAAAATTACATGCAAGGAACATTTTCATTGAGCACTTTGGCTAATCACTCCAAACTTCAGGTTCTATATATTTCATCCAAAAGCATTGCTGCAAacatagaaaatgaaaatacaaaGTGGTTTCCTAAATTTCAATTGAAATCACTTATTCTTAGAAATTGCAACATCAACATGGACAAAGGAAGTGTCATTCCTAATTTTCTTTCATAtcaatataatttgatattgaTTGACCTCTCTagcaatgtaacaccccgtttttcaaagcgagggtatacttttttttttttcaaagtaattaaactaaaacagagaaatagataaaaaaatgcctttggataaataattgagtcattataatttacaagcagcggaaaggtttctccaattataaatccaaaacatttacataaccataaatggtacatggaatccattcacataagaagtcgaactgacaatgatagtataaatacagttttcccaaactaaaaatactccaatccaaacagaaggacacctagtccctatacatcatcctaatctgatcatcctaccaaaaagctatacaccctgagtatctccacgcgccccgtgagatcctcctaacgtgactgcagtcaaacgttcccatctccattcccgtccgtacgAACCGGTatgaccgtcctgactctcatctgagggcaaagcccagatttccacaataattgtaaagggtcaccaaccaaaaaaataacagttaacacatagcaattaagtttttaaatgctcaaaacaacttttcaactaagcatgcaccttaacaggattttccatatgctaaaagttcatataatgcttgccaatt
It includes:
- the LOC101512664 gene encoding receptor-like protein 14; this encodes MKLGIIFSSVVYFVAILMQNQGCKGCLEKERIGLLEIKDYILSQKGDPYNELDSWVDDRASNCCTWNKIKCSNISSGHITDLSLKMLLDFWSSNTMLNVSLFHPFEELRLLDLSYNLFRGWIGNEGFPGLNKLDTLDLSDNNLNSSILRSLNELTSLTTLKLGYNFMHNFSAQGFLRSKELEVLELPGNMLNGSIIPSLHEFTSLKNLRLGDNNFNCSLSSLDFTKFSRLELLDLSSNQLTGSLHLEDVQNLRNLKVLSLSNNYMNGSIEGLCKLKDLEDLNIGNNMFSAQLPECLSNLTNLQVLELSNNLFTGNFPSFTSNLTSLTYLSFCENYMQGTFSLSTLANHSKLQVLYISSKSIAANIENENTKWFPKFQLKSLILRNCNINMDKGSVIPNFLSYQYNLILIDLSSNVTPRFSKRGYTFFFFKVIKLKQRNR